A segment of the Doryrhamphus excisus isolate RoL2022-K1 chromosome 7, RoL_Dexc_1.0, whole genome shotgun sequence genome:
CAGCAGGAGTGGAGCTCCAGGATGCAGCAGGAGTGGAGCTCAAGGATGCAACAGGAGTGGAGCTCCAGGATGCAGCAGGAGGAGCCCCggcccccccacattaaagaggaagaggaggagccacggCGCctccacattaaagaggaagaggaggaccacagcatcagccaggagggagagcatcttgAAGGACCGGAGGAGTTCTCAGTGATCGGTGTcattgtgaagagtgaagacgatgaagacgatgaaggtgaaagtgaggagaagagagaggcggagcctccaagcagcagctcaactcaacacatgacaacagaagccgaTGGAGACCATCAGAGAGCAGGCAgcctcttagctccactatcagacAGTGACGACATGGCGTTACACTTTcctgacgacgatgatgatgatgatgaagaaacTAAAGGCGATGTGACGTGTCACCCCGGCAACACACACTTTAAATGCTCTCAATGTGACAAATCCTTTAATGACCGTAGCAATATGAGAAGACACATGAGActacacacgggagagaaaccattTACTTGCTCGGTTTGCGGTAAAAGATTCTCCCTCAAGGCACATTTGAAATCACACACAACAGTACACTCcagagagaaaccttttccgtGTTCTCTGTGCGGTAAATGTTTTTtccgaaagcaggaagtgaagatcCACATGCGGATGCACACGGGAGAGAGACCATATACCTGTTCAGTCTGCGGTATCGGTTTCGTACAAGCTTCGGATATGAAAAAACACATGACGAAACACACCGGGGAGAAACCGTATTCCTGTTCCATCTGCGGCGTCGGGTTTGTGCGAAACAATCATttgaaaagacacatgagaacgcacaccggaGAAACGGAGAAAGCGTATTCCTGCTCGGTCTGCGACAAAAGCTTCCGTGACCGATCGCGTTTTGTCGCCCACGAGAGAACGCACGCCGGCGAGAAAGCGGTGCGTTGCAACGTGTGCGGTGAAAGGTTCCATTCTGAGTTCCAGTTCAACCATCACCGGTGTGCTGGTGAAAACATAAATGAAGCAACTTGAAATGACTTTGGAACGACCTTGTGACTGTACTCTTACCATTTTTAGCTCCACAACGCCAGACTTTACCCGTCACCACAAAAGTCAGGTAAGCTACACGGATGTGGCTTTTAGCTAGCTCTTTCCACGTTGGTAACACTAATAGCTTTAAACAAGCCACATCATGTCTTCTCAATAACACGCACAGTAGAAGTGGCTAGTTGGCTAGTTAGCTAGTTGACTCGTTGACTCGTTGACTCGTTGACTAGTTGACTCGTCTTATGGGTGGAAAGGAAACTACAAAGGTAATGTTGGCTAACTTGACTTATAATTTTTCCTTCTAAATCTGCTAAATGTGCAATGTGACGTGTTTGATGCTGACCAGGCGGACGTCTGGGCCCTCCATCCCAGGTGTTGATTGGCATCATTCATAATaagttgcattattattattattaatgaacctttttctttttacatttttaattgaggAGTTTTATTCTTTAAAGTTTCTTCTAGCCATTAACTGttgttgtgcaggggtgtcaaactcaaagcTGACTTTACCTCCGCAAACTTTGTatctttcttattatttatcCTTAAATCAACACTTGTATGTTTCTGCATAttgaaagtaataaaaaaaaaacttctaccCGGACGCATCatcagtatacacacacacacacacggatgctCCTTCGATGTCGCCAACATGACAGGTCATGCCCCAATAATCCAGgctcaaataataat
Coding sequences within it:
- the LOC131131838 gene encoding oocyte zinc finger protein XlCOF8.4-like isoform X1; protein product: MRDSQMLRAFVNQRLALAVEEIFVVLERTIAEYEEELCRTKEENERQRQLLDAVSKRYQVGLHGTDISEGHLLPEQQEWSSRRQQEWSSRRQQEWSSRMQQEWSSRMQQEWSSRMQQEEPRPPHIKEEEEEPRRLHIKEEEEDHSISQEGEHLEGPEEFSVIGVIVKSEDDEDDEGESEEKREAEPPSSSSTQHMTTEADGDHQRAGSLLAPLSDSDDMALHFPDDDDDDDEETKGDVTCHPGNTHFKCSQCDKSFNDRSNMRRHMRLHTGEKPFTCSVCGKRFSLKAHLKSHTTVHSREKPFPCSLCGKCFFRKQEVKIHMRMHTGERPYTCSVCGIGFVQASDMKKHMTKHTGEKPYSCSICGVGFVRNNHLKRHMRTHTGETEKAYSCSVCDKSFRDRSRFVAHERTHAGEKAVRCNVCGERFHSEFQFNHHRCAGENINEAT
- the LOC131131838 gene encoding zinc finger and SCAN domain-containing protein 2-like isoform X3, with amino-acid sequence MSVKCRDRVKMCPNVQMLRALVNQRLALAVEEIFVVLERTIAEYEEELCRTKEENERQRQLLDAVSKRYQVGLHGADISEEHLPPEQQEWSSRVEEHQPRPPHIKEEEEDHSISQEGEHLEGPEEFPVIGVPVKSEDDEDDEGESEEKREAEPPSSSSTQHMTTEADGDHQRAGSLLAPLSDSDDMALHFPDDDDDDDEETKGDVTCHPGNTHFKCSQCDKSFNDRSNMRRHMRLHTGEKPFTCSVCGKRFSLKAHLKSHTTVHSREKPFPCSLCGKCFFRKQEVKIHMRMHTGERPYTCSVCGIGFVQASDMKKHMTKHTGEKPYSCSICGVGFVRNNHLKRHMRTHTGETEKAYSCSVCDKSFRDRSRFVAHERTHAGEKAVRCNVCGERFHSEFQFNHHRCAGENINEAT